From the genome of Streptomyces sp. SID8374:
CCCGACCGTCCTGCACCTGAGTGCCGTCTGCGAGGACGAGCTGGTCCCGGCCGCCGACGGCTGGGCGGTCCGGCACCGCCGGGTCGACCACGACGGCGTCTGACCCCCCGGTACCCACCCCGGGGCCGTACCGCAACAGGCGGTACGGCCCCGGGTCGTAGCGGGAGGAGCCTCCCGCGAGGTGCCTCAGGCCGTCTGGAGGGGGCGGTCCAGGTAAAGCCGCAGGTGCTCCGCCGTGTGCGAGTGCGGGGTGCGCAGCAGCTCGGCGGGCGTGCCGGTGAAGACGATCTCGCCACCGGTGTTGCCGCCCTCCGGGCCGAGGTCGATGACCCAGTCCGCTTGGGCGACGACCGCGAGGTCGTGCTCGATGACGACGACCGTGTTGCCACGGTCGACGATCCGGTTCAGCAGGCCGAGCAGCATGTCGATGTCCGACAGGTGCAGGCCGGTGGTCGGCTCGTCCAGGATGTAGACGGTGCCCGAGCCGGAGAGCCGGTCGGCGAGCTTGAGCCGCTGGCGCTCGCCGCCGGAGAGGGTCGCGAGCGACTGCCCGAGGCCGAGGTAGCCGATGCCCGTCTCCATCAGGGCCCCGACCCGGGTGCGCAGCGGGCCCGAGGGGAAAAACCCGGTGGCCTCCTCCGCGGACATCTCCAGCACGTCGGCGATGTTCTTGCCGCGCACCGTGTGGCGCAGCACCGACTCCTTGAAGCGGCGGCCCTCGCAGCTCTCGCAGTGGGTGGTGACCGGGTCCATGTAGGCGACCTCGGTGATGAGGACGCCGCGGCCCTCGCACTCCTCGCAGGCGCCCTTGGAGTTGAAGCTGAAGAGGCTGACGTCCTCGCCGCTCGCCTTGGCGAAGAGCTTGCGGATCGGGTCCATCAGCTTGAGGTAGCTGGCCGGGGTGGATCGGGAGGAGCGCGCGATGGACGACTGGTCGACGAAGACCGCGTTCGGGTACTGCTCCCGGAAGGCGTGGGCGATCAGAGAGCTCTTGCCGGCGCCGGCGACGCCGGTGACGGCGGTGAGGACGCCGGCCGGGATCTCGGTGGAGACGTTCTTCAGGTTGTGCACGGTGGCGTCGCGGATCGGCAGGGTCCGGCCGAAGGGGCGGGCGGTCTCCTTGAGCCCGCCGATGCGCCGCAGCCCCTGCCCGGTGAGCGTGTCGGCCTCCGTCAGCTCGGCGTGGCTGCCCTCGAAGACGATCGTCCCGCCGTGCACGCCGGCCCGCGGGCCGATCTCGACGATGTGGTCGGCGACGGCCATCACGTCGGGGTCGTGTTCGACGACGAGGACGGTGTTGCCCTTGTCGCGCAGCGCCCGGATCAGTTCGTTGAGCCGGCTGACGTCGCGCGGGTGCAGGCCGACGCTGGGCTCGTCGAAGATGTACGTGAGGCCGGTGAGTTCGCTGCCGAGGTGGTTGACGAGCTTGAGGCGCTGGCCCTCGCCGCCGGAGAGGCTGGAGGTGGAGCGGTCGAGGGTGAGGTACCCGAGGCCGATCGACTCGATCTGCTCCAGCGTCTCGCGGATGGTGGTGACGAGGGGCGTGTCCAGCCGTTCCTGGAGGGCGGTGACGACCGTGATGAGGTCGCTGACCTGCATCTGGGTCCAGTCGGCGATGTTCCGGCCGTCGATCCGGGTGGCCAGGGCCTTCTGGTTGAGGCGGGCGCCGTCGCAGGTGGGGCAGCGGCCCTCGGTGAAGAACTCGGCCGCCGCGTCGCGGGCCGCCTTGCTCATGCCGGTCGAGTCGCGCTTGAGGTGGCGGCGGACGAAGCTGTCGACGAGACCTTCGTACTTGAGGGCCAGGACGTTGCCGTTGGGGTAGGTGATCTCGACGGTCCCGCCGCTGCCGTAGAGGAGCGTGTGCAGCTCCTCCTCGGTGTAGTCGTCGATCTTCTTGTCGGCGTCAAGGCGCTCGTAGCGGGCGTAGAACTGCCAGCTGGTGCTGCCGACGGTGTGCCCGGGGACCCGGATGGCGCCCTCCGCGATGGACCGCGAGCGGTCGATCATCAGCTCGGGGTTGGCGCGGCGGGCGCGGCCGAGTCCCTCGCACTCGGGGCACATGCCCTTGGGATCGTTGAAGGAGTACAGCCAGGTCTGGCCCAGGCCGTCGTTGCCGTGGTTGGCGAAGAGGACGCGCATCACCGTGTAGACGTCGGTGACGGTGCCGACGGTCGAGCGGGCGTTGCCGCCGAGGGGGCGCTGGTCGACGACGACCGGGGTGGTGATCTTCGTG
Proteins encoded in this window:
- a CDS encoding excinuclease ABC subunit UvrA, which gives rise to MNQTPPTAPDEGIQVVGARENNLKNVSLVIPKNRITVFVGVSGSGKSSLVFDTVAVEAQRQLNATFPWNIRHDLPKFERPHVDAVTKITTPVVVDQRPLGGNARSTVGTVTDVYTVMRVLFANHGNDGLGQTWLYSFNDPKGMCPECEGLGRARRANPELMIDRSRSIAEGAIRVPGHTVGSTSWQFYARYERLDADKKIDDYTEEELHTLLYGSGGTVEITYPNGNVLALKYEGLVDSFVRRHLKRDSTGMSKAARDAAAEFFTEGRCPTCDGARLNQKALATRIDGRNIADWTQMQVSDLITVVTALQERLDTPLVTTIRETLEQIESIGLGYLTLDRSTSSLSGGEGQRLKLVNHLGSELTGLTYIFDEPSVGLHPRDVSRLNELIRALRDKGNTVLVVEHDPDVMAVADHIVEIGPRAGVHGGTIVFEGSHAELTEADTLTGQGLRRIGGLKETARPFGRTLPIRDATVHNLKNVSTEIPAGVLTAVTGVAGAGKSSLIAHAFREQYPNAVFVDQSSIARSSRSTPASYLKLMDPIRKLFAKASGEDVSLFSFNSKGACEECEGRGVLITEVAYMDPVTTHCESCEGRRFKESVLRHTVRGKNIADVLEMSAEEATGFFPSGPLRTRVGALMETGIGYLGLGQSLATLSGGERQRLKLADRLSGSGTVYILDEPTTGLHLSDIDMLLGLLNRIVDRGNTVVVIEHDLAVVAQADWVIDLGPEGGNTGGEIVFTGTPAELLRTPHSHTAEHLRLYLDRPLQTA